In Nocardioides sp. InS609-2, a single genomic region encodes these proteins:
- a CDS encoding helix-turn-helix domain-containing protein: MLGDGHTVGIVAHATLERQREAVPESVPPAPRPTPLAGLVGSSPAWIHACQQVEQAFRAGEWLAIVGEPGVGKLAVLRAVQLRRQPIGRFVVLEATEGSSGPEWLASTRRSILEDADSVVIRHADRLDGTQLRGISAALQEARAATRAQPFWAAVTYWELAPKPDKELPRLLQLFPRTVEIPPLRLHLEDLLQLVPLFLSRSGRGTPPVCSPEAMRMLMRMSWPGNAEQVHQMLDEIVTRRRGGVIGPDDLPPATHTVSRRVLTSLEAMERDAIVRCLTDSDGNKMRAARSLGMSRATIYRKIREYGIVAPSRSHPDSD, from the coding sequence GTGCTCGGCGACGGCCACACCGTCGGCATCGTGGCGCACGCGACTCTCGAGAGGCAGCGCGAGGCCGTTCCGGAAAGCGTCCCTCCCGCTCCGCGGCCGACACCGCTGGCCGGACTGGTCGGGTCGAGCCCCGCGTGGATCCATGCCTGCCAGCAGGTCGAGCAGGCCTTCCGGGCCGGAGAGTGGCTCGCCATCGTGGGCGAGCCGGGTGTGGGCAAGCTGGCCGTGCTGCGCGCCGTACAGCTGCGGCGCCAGCCCATCGGCCGGTTCGTGGTGCTCGAGGCGACCGAGGGCAGTAGCGGCCCGGAGTGGCTCGCGTCGACCCGTCGGTCGATCCTCGAGGACGCCGACAGCGTCGTGATCCGCCATGCCGACCGGCTGGACGGCACCCAGCTGCGCGGCATCTCCGCGGCACTCCAGGAGGCGCGGGCCGCCACCCGCGCGCAGCCGTTCTGGGCGGCCGTGACCTACTGGGAGCTGGCTCCGAAGCCCGACAAGGAGCTGCCGCGGCTGCTGCAGCTGTTCCCGCGCACCGTCGAGATCCCGCCGCTGCGCCTGCACCTCGAGGACCTCCTGCAGCTGGTGCCGCTGTTCCTCTCCAGGTCCGGTCGCGGGACACCACCCGTCTGCTCACCCGAGGCGATGCGGATGCTGATGCGGATGTCCTGGCCCGGCAACGCCGAACAGGTCCACCAGATGCTCGACGAGATCGTCACCCGCCGTCGCGGAGGCGTGATCGGACCGGACGACCTGCCGCCCGCGACCCACACCGTGAGCCGTCGGGTGCTGACCTCGCTGGAGGCGATGGAGCGCGACGCGATAGTGCGCTGCCTGACGGACTCCGACGGCAACAAGATGCGCGCTGCCCGGTCGCTGGGCATGTCCCGCGCGACGATCTACCGGAAGATCCGCGAGTACGGCATCGTCGCGCCGTCTCGCTCGCACCCTGACTCCGACTGA
- the dapC gene encoding succinyldiaminopimelate transaminase has protein sequence MTVSGRLPDFPWDSLTQHAERAREHADGIVDLSVGTPVDPTPYVVQEALAAAADASGYPTTVGTPAVRRAAIDWLARRFGVTGLGPDAVLPLIGSKEFIASVAVHLGIGAGDLVVQPQVAYPTYEVGAALAGARSLATDSLTAIGPEVPRLLWLNSPSNPTGRMLPPDHLRKVVEWCRDRGTLLISDECYIECVWEGEGVSVLHPDICGGSHEGILAVHSLSKRSNLAGYRCAFVAGDPTVLGELLAVRKNLGLMMPAPQQAAMAAALDDDTHAEAQHATYAARRAKLRPALESAGFRIDHSEASLYLWATRDEDCWQTVAGLAELGILVAPGSFYGPTGGRHVRVALTATDERIDTAVARLKV, from the coding sequence GTGACCGTCTCGGGTCGGCTCCCTGACTTCCCCTGGGACTCCCTGACCCAGCACGCCGAGCGTGCGCGGGAGCACGCCGACGGCATCGTCGACCTCTCCGTCGGCACGCCCGTCGACCCCACGCCGTACGTCGTGCAGGAGGCGCTGGCCGCGGCTGCCGATGCGTCGGGCTACCCGACGACCGTCGGCACCCCGGCGGTCCGCCGGGCGGCGATCGACTGGCTGGCGCGTCGGTTCGGGGTGACCGGGCTCGGCCCCGACGCCGTGCTCCCGCTGATCGGCTCCAAGGAGTTCATCGCCTCGGTTGCGGTGCACCTGGGCATCGGCGCCGGCGACCTGGTCGTCCAGCCCCAGGTCGCCTACCCGACCTACGAGGTCGGCGCGGCCCTCGCCGGCGCGCGCTCGCTCGCCACCGACTCGCTGACCGCAATCGGTCCCGAGGTGCCGCGGCTGCTCTGGCTCAACTCGCCCTCGAACCCGACCGGCAGGATGCTGCCGCCCGATCACCTCCGCAAGGTCGTCGAGTGGTGCCGCGACCGGGGCACGCTGCTCATCTCCGACGAGTGCTACATCGAGTGCGTCTGGGAGGGCGAGGGCGTCAGCGTCCTGCACCCCGACATCTGCGGCGGCTCCCACGAGGGCATCCTCGCGGTGCACTCGCTCTCCAAACGATCCAACCTGGCCGGATACCGCTGCGCCTTCGTCGCCGGTGACCCGACGGTGCTGGGCGAGCTGCTCGCCGTCCGCAAGAACCTCGGGCTGATGATGCCCGCGCCCCAGCAGGCCGCGATGGCTGCGGCCCTCGACGACGACACACATGCCGAGGCCCAGCATGCGACGTACGCCGCGCGACGGGCGAAGCTCAGGCCGGCCCTCGAGTCGGCCGGCTTCCGGATCGACCACTCCGAGGCCTCGCTCTATCTCTGGGCGACCCGCGACGAGGACTGCTGGCAGACCGTCGCTGGCCTCGCCGAGCTGGGTATCCTGGTCGCGCCGGGGTCGTTCTACGGGCCGACCGGCGGCCGGCACGTCAGGGTGGCGCTGACGGCCACCGACGAGCGCATCGACACCGCCGTGGCCCGCCTGAAGGTCTGA
- a CDS encoding DUF389 domain-containing protein: MLVHFRLTVPTDLTDAVREVLLTHDCATNVTVQLGVVARPEGDLLECDAAREGAGSLLTTLKRLDLDKRGGIVLTAPTGTPFLGARELEANTPGHPDDAVIWEAVEAKAYDGAVPTLSFLIFLVLAVVLAAIAVVTDSSVLVIGAMVVGPEFSAIGSACAGIALGRWSLVGRSLRLLVLSFAFAVVVVAVLALLASVTGMLTVEEVTRPRPNTGFIWHPDRWSFIVALVAGAAGALALAIERSATMVGVFISVTTVPAAGNLALGLAVWDRGEITGSLAQLGLNIAGMIVAGTLVLMLVRASWPSLMTTAERMFGR; encoded by the coding sequence TGTGACCGTGCAGCTCGGCGTGGTGGCGCGGCCCGAGGGCGACCTCCTGGAGTGCGATGCTGCCCGTGAGGGTGCCGGGTCGTTGCTGACCACGCTCAAGAGGCTCGACCTCGACAAGCGCGGCGGCATCGTCCTGACCGCCCCCACGGGGACGCCGTTCCTGGGCGCCCGCGAGCTGGAGGCGAACACTCCCGGGCACCCGGACGACGCCGTGATCTGGGAGGCGGTCGAGGCCAAGGCGTACGACGGCGCCGTGCCCACGCTGTCGTTCCTCATCTTCCTCGTGCTGGCCGTGGTGCTCGCCGCGATCGCGGTGGTCACAGACTCCTCGGTGCTGGTCATCGGGGCCATGGTCGTCGGGCCGGAGTTCTCCGCGATCGGCTCCGCCTGCGCGGGCATCGCGCTGGGTCGCTGGTCCCTCGTCGGCCGCAGCCTGCGCCTACTGGTCCTGTCGTTCGCCTTCGCCGTGGTCGTGGTCGCCGTGCTCGCCCTGCTGGCGTCGGTGACCGGAATGCTCACCGTCGAGGAAGTCACGCGCCCACGACCCAACACCGGCTTCATCTGGCACCCCGACCGGTGGTCGTTCATCGTGGCTCTCGTCGCCGGCGCCGCCGGAGCCCTCGCCCTCGCCATCGAACGATCCGCCACGATGGTCGGCGTCTTCATCAGCGTCACCACCGTGCCGGCCGCCGGCAACCTCGCCCTCGGCCTGGCGGTGTGGGACCGCGGCGAGATCACCGGATCGCTGGCGCAGCTCGGCCTCAACATCGCCGGGATGATCGTGGCGGGCACGCTCGTGCTGATGCTCGTCCGGGCCTCCTGGCCGTCCCTGATGACGACGGCCGAGCGAATGTTCGGCCGTTAG
- a CDS encoding GNAT family N-acetyltransferase yields MPEARRHRPRGLGPHVVGQRVVVRRVLPGETGPSGGPAMTDVLGVCTSWSLEYCVVQPSTGPAVTIALADIVSGKPVPPRPSVRQRVSPHDAQSHVASLWDDLVTEPLGEWVLRVAPPYDGRLRRRGNSVLAMGSPGASLPEAAAHVMAFYTRHDRRPLAQVVSDGDVESSLLGLGWAPLGSGDAHCQLASVSRVLRSCNAELGRLGYRQTGIPVDLTPRYMEEGSRIEVTLGGGTARGRAALDGDWVGLYSLEVDPAHRRRGLATVVLKELLDWAASRGATTAWLHVETDNPGAIALYERLGFVTHHTTRYLAAP; encoded by the coding sequence ATGCCCGAAGCTCGCCGACACCGCCCGCGTGGACTCGGCCCGCATGTCGTGGGCCAACGGGTCGTCGTACGCCGGGTGCTGCCGGGCGAGACCGGGCCGTCGGGTGGGCCGGCCATGACCGATGTGCTCGGCGTCTGCACGTCGTGGTCGTTGGAGTACTGCGTCGTCCAGCCTTCGACAGGTCCGGCCGTGACGATCGCCCTGGCCGACATCGTCAGTGGCAAGCCGGTGCCGCCGCGGCCGTCGGTCCGGCAGCGGGTGTCGCCGCACGATGCGCAGAGCCACGTGGCGTCGCTGTGGGACGACCTTGTCACCGAGCCGTTGGGCGAGTGGGTGCTCCGCGTCGCCCCGCCGTACGACGGCCGGTTGCGGCGGCGCGGCAACTCGGTGCTCGCCATGGGCTCCCCCGGTGCCTCGCTCCCCGAGGCCGCTGCGCACGTGATGGCCTTCTACACGCGCCATGACCGGCGGCCGCTGGCCCAGGTGGTGAGCGACGGGGACGTCGAGTCCTCGCTGCTGGGGCTGGGCTGGGCGCCGCTGGGCAGCGGGGATGCGCACTGCCAGCTGGCGTCGGTGTCTCGGGTGCTCCGCTCATGTAACGCGGAGTTAGGGCGACTGGGATACCGGCAGACCGGGATCCCAGTCGACCTAACTCCGCGTTACATGGAGGAAGGCAGTCGGATCGAGGTCACCCTGGGCGGGGGTACGGCGCGCGGCCGGGCCGCGCTCGACGGCGACTGGGTGGGGCTGTACTCGCTCGAGGTCGACCCGGCTCACCGGCGGCGCGGTCTCGCGACCGTCGTACTCAAGGAGCTGCTCGACTGGGCAGCCTCGCGCGGCGCCACGACGGCATGGCTGCACGTCGAGACGGACAATCCGGGCGCGATCGCGCTGTACGAACGGCTCGGGTTCGTCACGCACCACACGACCCGGTATCTCGCGGCGCCCTAA
- the fdxA gene encoding ferredoxin, translating to MTYVIAQPCVDLKDRACVDECPVDCIYEGKRMLYIHPDECVDCGACEPVCPVEAIFYEDDTPEEWKDYYTANVAFFEDLGSPGGAAKMGEIDKDHPLIEALPPQPHDE from the coding sequence GTGACCTACGTCATCGCCCAGCCGTGCGTCGACCTCAAGGACCGCGCCTGCGTCGACGAATGTCCTGTCGACTGCATCTACGAGGGCAAGCGGATGCTCTACATCCACCCCGACGAATGCGTCGACTGCGGGGCCTGCGAGCCGGTGTGCCCGGTCGAGGCGATCTTCTACGAGGACGACACCCCGGAGGAGTGGAAGGACTACTACACCGCCAACGTCGCGTTCTTCGAGGACCTCGGCTCGCCCGGTGGCGCCGCCAAGATGGGTGAGATCGACAAGGATCACCCGCTCATCGAGGCCCTGCCGCCGCAGCCGCACGACGAGTGA